The proteins below are encoded in one region of Paenibacillus albus:
- a CDS encoding glucose-6-phosphate isomerase, which translates to MSKAVQFDYSKALTFIGQHEIDNLAAQVRTAHDQLHNGTGAGSDYLGWIDLPNSYDKEEFSRIQKAAAKIQSDSEVLIVIGIGGSYLGARAAIEMLSHSFYNLLPGEQRKTPQVLFAGNNISSTYVTHLLQLLEGRDWSINVISKSGTTTEPAIAFRVFRAALEEKYGKAEARKRIYATTDRAKGALKKLATEEGYESFIIPDDVGGRYSVLTAVGLLPIAAAGINIEEMMQGAADASQAYSNPELSENEAYQYAAARNALYRKGKTTEILVNYEPALHFVSEWWKQLYGESEGKDYKGIFPAAVDFSTDLHSMGQFIQEGNRNIFETVIQVNNVAEQITIAHDDSDLDGLNFLTGKTMDFVNKKAFEGTLLAHTDGQVPNFVVNIADMKPYTFGYLVYFFEIACGISGYLLGVNPFDQPGVEAYKKNMFALLGKPGYEKEKAELEARL; encoded by the coding sequence ATGAGTAAAGCAGTTCAGTTTGATTACAGCAAAGCGCTGACCTTTATCGGGCAGCATGAGATTGACAATTTGGCAGCGCAGGTACGCACTGCGCATGATCAGCTCCACAATGGAACAGGTGCAGGTTCAGACTACCTAGGCTGGATTGACTTGCCGAATAGCTATGATAAAGAGGAATTCTCCCGCATTCAGAAAGCGGCTGCGAAGATCCAGTCGGACTCCGAGGTGCTGATTGTTATCGGTATCGGCGGTTCCTACCTTGGCGCGCGCGCGGCAATCGAGATGCTATCGCATTCGTTCTATAACTTGCTCCCAGGCGAGCAGCGCAAGACACCGCAAGTGCTCTTCGCGGGCAACAATATCAGCTCTACATACGTGACACATTTGCTTCAATTGCTTGAAGGCCGCGACTGGTCGATCAACGTAATCTCCAAGTCCGGTACAACAACAGAACCGGCAATCGCGTTCCGCGTATTCCGCGCAGCGCTTGAAGAGAAATACGGCAAGGCTGAAGCGCGCAAACGGATCTACGCAACGACTGACCGTGCCAAAGGCGCACTGAAGAAGCTTGCGACAGAAGAAGGCTACGAGTCGTTCATTATTCCTGACGATGTAGGCGGCCGTTACTCTGTACTGACAGCGGTTGGCTTGCTGCCGATTGCAGCAGCTGGCATCAACATCGAAGAGATGATGCAAGGCGCAGCAGACGCATCGCAAGCATACAGCAACCCTGAGCTTTCGGAGAATGAAGCTTACCAATATGCTGCAGCGCGTAACGCTCTGTACCGCAAAGGCAAAACAACTGAAATTCTCGTGAACTACGAGCCGGCACTTCACTTCGTATCGGAGTGGTGGAAGCAGCTGTACGGCGAGAGCGAAGGCAAAGACTACAAAGGGATTTTCCCGGCGGCTGTCGACTTCTCGACGGATCTGCACTCCATGGGTCAATTCATTCAAGAAGGCAACCGGAACATCTTCGAAACGGTTATTCAAGTGAACAATGTGGCTGAGCAAATTACGATCGCACATGACGATAGCGATTTGGACGGACTGAACTTCCTGACCGGCAAGACGATGGACTTCGTTAATAAGAAAGCGTTCGAAGGTACACTGCTTGCGCATACAGACGGCCAAGTGCCTAACTTTGTCGTGAACATTGCAGACATGAAGCCATACACATTCGGCTACCTCGTGTACTTCTTCGAAATCGCATGCGGCATCAGCGGCTACCTGCTTGGCGTGAATCCGTTCGACCAACCGGGCGTTGAAGCGTACAAGAAGAACATGTTTGCGCTGCTTGGCAAGCCTGGTTACGAGAAAGAGAAGGCTGAGCTCGAAGCTCGGTTGTAA
- a CDS encoding NAD(P)-binding domain-containing protein, whose protein sequence is MFKIGFIGLGVMGEPMAANLIRKGYPVTVYNRTPGKADKLLELGADEASTPSAVARASEVIITMISNDDSIREVYYGENGLLGSIMPGAIVIDSSTISPALSRQLHRDISAKFGDFLDAPVTGSKPAAESGSLVFMVGGDIEVIHKVQDVLATMGRNIIPMGPSGNGSIAKLAHNTIVGANVAALLEGMAIAASGDIDAKNFLELVQSGGAASKMADLKAPKLLERDFSVQFSLGLMLKDLRLASSLSDELKTPTPILEAVKSLYQMGDAMGLADLDLSALAHSYEQWINKRITNHSDAENTVATASAPSAAEPEAVVVSKETPAAAAPNSNSNRRRSERLTLNIPLKLSVYQWEQEGAFSGQLIDSTLCDISDNGIQLSTTSPLELDMFVVIHFPQESELPPMIGRIIRIETSASRFRYGCLLAGLAPYQRLQLEAYINKQRITAD, encoded by the coding sequence ATGTTCAAAATCGGTTTTATCGGCCTCGGCGTTATGGGCGAGCCAATGGCTGCTAACTTAATTCGTAAAGGCTATCCCGTTACTGTATACAACCGTACGCCAGGCAAAGCGGACAAGCTCCTTGAGCTTGGCGCAGACGAAGCCTCAACACCTTCTGCGGTAGCGCGTGCGTCAGAAGTAATTATTACGATGATCAGCAACGACGATTCGATTCGTGAAGTATATTATGGCGAGAACGGCCTGCTTGGTTCCATCATGCCTGGGGCGATCGTCATTGACAGCAGCACGATTTCGCCTGCACTCTCCCGCCAGCTGCACCGTGATATTTCGGCTAAGTTCGGCGATTTCCTTGATGCTCCGGTTACAGGCAGCAAGCCTGCCGCGGAGAGCGGATCGCTTGTCTTCATGGTCGGCGGCGATATCGAAGTCATCCATAAAGTGCAGGATGTGCTGGCGACAATGGGCCGCAATATCATTCCGATGGGGCCTAGCGGCAACGGCTCGATTGCGAAGCTCGCGCACAATACGATTGTCGGCGCTAACGTTGCCGCACTCCTCGAAGGTATGGCAATTGCAGCTAGCGGCGATATCGATGCGAAGAACTTCCTTGAGCTCGTGCAATCAGGTGGCGCTGCAAGCAAGATGGCGGACCTGAAAGCACCGAAGCTGCTTGAGCGCGATTTCAGCGTACAATTCTCGCTCGGTCTGATGCTGAAGGACTTGCGCCTTGCATCTTCGCTCTCGGATGAGCTGAAGACGCCAACACCAATTCTGGAAGCTGTGAAGAGCCTTTACCAGATGGGCGACGCGATGGGACTCGCTGACCTCGACTTGTCGGCGCTCGCTCACAGTTATGAGCAATGGATTAATAAACGGATTACGAACCACAGCGATGCGGAGAATACGGTAGCTACAGCTTCAGCACCTTCAGCCGCTGAGCCGGAGGCAGTAGTCGTATCGAAAGAGACACCGGCTGCAGCAGCCCCGAATTCGAACTCGAACCGCAGACGCAGCGAGCGCTTGACGCTGAATATTCCGCTGAAGCTGTCCGTTTACCAATGGGAGCAGGAAGGTGCTTTCTCCGGCCAGCTCATCGACAGCACGCTCTGTGACATCTCGGACAATGGCATTCAACTGTCGACTACATCTCCGCTTGAGCTGGACATGTTCGTCGTCATTCATTTCCCGCAGGAATCCGAGCTGCCTCCGATGATCGGACGCATTATCCGCATTGAAACGAGCGCAAGCCGCTTCCGTTACGGCTGTCTGCTGGCAGGACTTGCTCCGTATCAGCGCCTGCAGCTGGAAGCTTATATTAATAAGCAGCGTATTACGGCAGACTAA
- the ppnP gene encoding pyrimidine/purine nucleoside phosphorylase: MSQYANVTVVKKANVYFDGKVTSRTVQFEDGTKKTLGIMMPGEYEFGTDVKEIMEILAGDLKVLLPGESEWISISGEGEFTVPANAKFKLQVATVTDYACSYIQE, from the coding sequence ATGTCCCAATACGCTAACGTAACTGTTGTTAAGAAAGCAAACGTTTATTTCGATGGTAAGGTAACAAGCCGCACGGTGCAGTTCGAGGATGGAACGAAGAAAACACTCGGCATTATGATGCCAGGTGAGTACGAATTCGGTACGGATGTGAAAGAAATCATGGAGATTCTTGCAGGGGATCTGAAAGTATTGCTTCCAGGCGAATCCGAGTGGATCAGCATTTCGGGCGAAGGCGAGTTCACAGTTCCAGCGAACGCGAAGTTCAAGCTTCAAGTAGCGACTGTGACAGACTATGCTTGCTCTTATATTCAGGAATAA
- the tkt gene encoding transketolase: MTVTQKSIDQLSIDTIRTLAIDSIEKANSGHPGMPMGAAPMGYQLFAKTMNHNPSNPTWINRDRFVLSAGHGSMLLYSLLHLSGYDLPIEELQNFRQWGSKTPGHPEFGHTAGVDATTGPLGQGIAMAVGMAMAEAQLGATYNKQDLNVIDHYTFAICGDGDLMEGVASEAASLAAHLKLGKLVVLYDSNDISLDGELNLSFSENVQGRFEAYGWQVLRVEDGNDVAALGAAVAAAQADLSKPTLIEVKTTIGYGSPNKGGKGGHLGTHGSPLGADETVLTKEFYGWEHGAFTVPAEVRTHFAGVKERGEKANAAWDTLFASYKAAYPELAAQFETAISGNLPEGWDADLPAYAPTDKALSTRVASGNALNGLAKNIPNLIGGSADLESSTMTHLKGLPVFKPGSYEGRNVYFGVREFAMAAAINGMSLHGGVKVYGATFFVFTDYLRPAVRLSALMKQPVVYVLTHDSIAVGEDGPTHEPIEQLASLRIIPQLTVLRPADANETSAAWAYALADADQPVALVLTRQNLPILEGTAEQARGGIAKGAYVVSEAAGGKPQAQLIATGSEVQLAVAAQKALAEEGINVRVISMPSFDLFERQSKAYKDSVILPDVKARLAIEMASPFGWERYVGDQGAVLGINTFGASAKGDRVIAEYGFTVENVVSKVKGLL; encoded by the coding sequence ATGACAGTTACACAGAAGTCCATCGACCAGCTTTCCATCGACACGATCCGCACACTTGCGATTGATTCGATCGAGAAAGCCAATTCCGGACACCCGGGCATGCCAATGGGTGCTGCGCCGATGGGATACCAATTGTTTGCAAAGACAATGAATCACAATCCGTCCAACCCAACGTGGATCAACCGCGACCGTTTCGTTCTTTCGGCAGGTCATGGTTCCATGCTGCTGTACAGCCTGCTTCACTTGTCGGGTTATGATCTTCCGATCGAAGAGCTGCAAAACTTCCGTCAATGGGGCTCCAAAACACCGGGACACCCGGAATTTGGCCACACAGCCGGCGTAGATGCAACGACTGGTCCGCTTGGACAAGGGATTGCAATGGCTGTTGGTATGGCTATGGCTGAAGCTCAGCTTGGCGCGACGTACAATAAACAAGATTTAAACGTAATCGATCACTATACATTTGCGATTTGCGGCGATGGCGACTTAATGGAAGGCGTAGCAAGCGAAGCAGCTTCCCTTGCAGCTCACCTGAAGCTCGGCAAGCTGGTCGTGCTTTACGATTCAAATGACATCTCGCTCGACGGCGAGCTGAACCTATCGTTCTCCGAGAACGTACAAGGCCGCTTCGAAGCTTACGGCTGGCAAGTACTGCGCGTAGAAGACGGCAATGATGTCGCTGCCCTTGGCGCTGCGGTAGCAGCTGCGCAAGCAGATCTTAGCAAACCGACGCTGATCGAAGTGAAAACGACAATCGGCTACGGCAGCCCGAACAAAGGCGGCAAAGGCGGTCACCTCGGCACGCACGGCAGCCCGCTTGGCGCTGACGAGACTGTACTGACGAAGGAATTCTACGGCTGGGAGCACGGTGCATTCACAGTTCCGGCTGAAGTACGCACGCACTTCGCAGGCGTGAAAGAACGCGGCGAGAAAGCAAATGCAGCTTGGGATACACTGTTCGCTTCCTACAAAGCGGCATATCCAGAGCTTGCAGCTCAATTCGAAACTGCAATCAGCGGCAACCTGCCTGAGGGCTGGGATGCGGATCTGCCTGCATACGCGCCAACAGACAAAGCGCTGTCGACGCGTGTTGCTTCCGGTAACGCACTGAACGGTCTTGCGAAGAACATCCCGAACCTGATTGGCGGTTCCGCTGACCTTGAGAGCTCGACAATGACGCACCTGAAAGGCTTGCCAGTATTCAAGCCAGGCAGCTACGAAGGCCGCAACGTTTACTTCGGCGTTCGCGAGTTCGCAATGGCTGCAGCCATTAACGGTATGAGCCTACATGGCGGCGTTAAGGTTTATGGCGCAACGTTCTTCGTATTCACAGATTATCTGCGTCCAGCGGTTCGTTTGTCCGCGCTGATGAAGCAGCCGGTTGTATACGTGCTGACGCATGACAGTATCGCTGTCGGCGAAGATGGCCCTACACATGAGCCGATCGAGCAGCTTGCTTCCCTGCGTATTATCCCGCAACTGACGGTTCTTCGTCCTGCGGATGCGAACGAAACTTCGGCAGCATGGGCGTACGCACTCGCTGATGCGGATCAGCCGGTAGCGCTCGTTCTGACGCGTCAGAACCTGCCAATCCTTGAAGGAACGGCTGAGCAAGCACGCGGTGGTATCGCGAAAGGTGCTTATGTGGTTTCTGAAGCAGCAGGCGGCAAACCGCAAGCACAGTTGATCGCAACTGGCTCTGAGGTGCAGCTTGCAGTTGCAGCGCAGAAGGCTCTTGCTGAAGAAGGCATCAACGTGCGCGTTATCAGCATGCCGAGCTTCGACCTGTTCGAGCGTCAATCCAAAGCGTACAAGGATTCGGTTATTCTTCCGGATGTGAAAGCTCGTCTTGCAATTGAGATGGCTTCGCCGTTCGGTTGGGAGCGTTATGTCGGCGATCAGGGTGCTGTTCTTGGCATCAACACGTTCGGCGCTTCTGCTAAAGGCGACCGCGTCATTGCAGAATACGGCTTCACCGTAGAGAACGTAGTAAGCAAAGTTAAAGGCCTGCTGTAG
- the purU gene encoding formyltetrahydrofolate deformylase: MQNIHQPGQSAQRPDKRQRARMLISCPDRPGIVAAVSHFLYEHGANIVQSDQYSMDPGGGMFFIRFEFDLNDLDKELPVLQEDFARVADRFEMKWHTFRASRKKRLAIFVSKEDHCLLELLWQWQAGDLDAEIAMVISNHADMQELVESFGIPFHHVPVTADTKPDAEKKQLEIVSDKADIIVLARYMQIISPKFIEQFPNRIINIHHSFLPAFIGGNPYKQAYNRGVKIIGATAHYVTEELDGGPIIEQDVQRVSHRDDVDNLKRIGRTIERVVLARAVKWHVEDRILVHQNKTVVFN, translated from the coding sequence ATGCAAAACATTCATCAGCCTGGGCAATCCGCGCAGCGGCCAGATAAACGCCAGCGAGCGAGAATGCTCATCTCCTGCCCGGATCGACCGGGAATCGTAGCTGCCGTATCGCATTTCCTATATGAGCATGGCGCCAACATTGTACAATCCGACCAGTATTCGATGGATCCTGGCGGCGGCATGTTCTTCATCCGTTTTGAATTCGATCTGAACGATCTCGACAAGGAGCTGCCTGTGCTGCAAGAGGATTTTGCACGCGTAGCTGACCGCTTCGAGATGAAGTGGCATACGTTCCGCGCAAGCCGCAAGAAGCGTCTGGCCATCTTTGTTTCCAAGGAAGATCACTGCCTGCTGGAGCTGCTCTGGCAGTGGCAGGCAGGTGATCTGGACGCAGAGATTGCGATGGTCATCAGTAACCATGCGGATATGCAAGAGCTTGTGGAATCGTTCGGCATCCCTTTCCATCACGTTCCGGTAACGGCGGATACGAAGCCGGATGCCGAGAAGAAGCAGCTGGAAATTGTATCGGACAAAGCGGACATCATCGTCCTCGCGCGTTATATGCAAATCATTTCGCCGAAGTTCATCGAGCAGTTCCCGAACCGCATTATTAACATTCATCATTCCTTCTTGCCAGCCTTCATTGGCGGCAATCCGTATAAGCAAGCGTACAACCGCGGTGTGAAGATCATCGGGGCGACAGCGCACTATGTAACGGAAGAGCTGGACGGCGGCCCGATTATCGAACAGGACGTGCAGCGTGTCAGCCACCGTGACGATGTCGATAACCTCAAGCGGATTGGCCGGACGATTGAACGTGTCGTACTTGCCCGGGCCGTGAAATGGCATGTAGAAGACCGGATTCTTGTTCATCAGAACAAGACGGTTGTGTTCAACTAA
- a CDS encoding deoxyribonuclease IV: MLKIGSHVSFSDKGLLTATNEAVSYGSSTFMIYTGAPQNTRRKPIEDLYIPDGKVAMGAAGIDEIVVHAPYIVNLGSYKDDTFELAVRFLQEEIRRTDAIGVRNIVLHPGAYTDKDAEYGIARIAEGLNEVLNGTKETNVNIALETMAGKGTEIGRSFEELAAIIDKVSANERLTVCMDTCHMHDAGYDLVDDLDGVLKQFDSIVGLDRVAVVHVNDSKNPRGAGKDRHAPIGAGWIGHDAIRNIVHHEALKGRPFILETPWIGQNDKTQRPMYEAEIALLRGDAHTRFGGEFMEDVERLHHFFNKQDISHRDYVLAVWDVLKNDAKAKKADPREPMDRLYELVAEHRVLPEISEEGINQRITAWFAGKTLLVNA; this comes from the coding sequence ATGTTAAAAATCGGTTCACACGTTTCATTTTCGGATAAAGGCTTGCTAACTGCAACGAACGAGGCTGTTTCCTACGGCTCAAGCACCTTCATGATTTATACGGGAGCTCCGCAGAACACACGTCGCAAACCGATTGAAGATTTATATATTCCAGATGGCAAAGTAGCAATGGGCGCGGCAGGCATCGATGAAATCGTCGTTCATGCCCCTTACATCGTTAACCTCGGTTCGTACAAAGACGACACGTTCGAGCTGGCGGTTCGCTTCCTGCAAGAGGAAATCCGCCGCACAGACGCTATTGGCGTACGCAATATCGTGCTTCACCCAGGCGCATACACAGACAAAGACGCTGAGTACGGCATTGCTCGTATCGCAGAAGGTCTAAACGAAGTGCTGAACGGCACGAAAGAGACGAACGTTAATATTGCTCTAGAGACGATGGCGGGCAAAGGCACGGAGATCGGCCGCAGCTTCGAAGAGCTCGCAGCGATTATTGATAAAGTAAGCGCTAATGAGCGCCTTACGGTATGTATGGATACATGCCACATGCATGATGCCGGCTACGATCTCGTTGATGATCTCGATGGCGTGTTGAAGCAATTTGACAGCATCGTTGGCCTTGATCGCGTAGCCGTCGTCCACGTGAACGACAGCAAGAACCCGCGCGGAGCGGGCAAAGACCGTCATGCACCAATCGGTGCTGGCTGGATCGGCCATGATGCTATCCGCAACATCGTTCATCATGAAGCGCTCAAAGGTCGTCCGTTCATTCTCGAGACGCCTTGGATCGGCCAGAATGATAAGACGCAGCGTCCGATGTATGAAGCGGAGATTGCTTTGCTTCGCGGCGATGCTCATACACGCTTTGGTGGCGAGTTCATGGAAGACGTGGAGCGCCTGCACCACTTCTTCAACAAGCAGGACATCAGCCACCGCGACTACGTGCTTGCAGTATGGGACGTATTGAAGAACGATGCGAAAGCGAAGAAGGCAGATCCTCGCGAGCCGATGGATCGTCTCTACGAGCTTGTTGCTGAGCACCGCGTGCTGCCGGAGATTTCCGAAGAAGGAATCAACCAGCGGATTACAGCATGGTTTGCGGGCAAAACATTGCTCGTTAATGCATAA
- a CDS encoding DUF2621 family protein has product MAPNWFMYFIMFWAFVMIGFMSIGGYFMFRKFLKVLPMRDGKSKLDWQNYWVERSRGMWTDDAKGFLDKLVSPVPSAFRDIARHSIAAKIAQVAVEGGSNEVSRGHCIEGYIRATPKRDYRSLITFLEKEQIDYTPYRHLLNK; this is encoded by the coding sequence ATGGCACCGAATTGGTTTATGTATTTCATTATGTTCTGGGCATTTGTCATGATTGGCTTTATGTCCATCGGCGGATATTTCATGTTCCGTAAATTTCTTAAAGTGCTGCCGATGCGTGACGGCAAGTCCAAGCTCGATTGGCAGAACTATTGGGTAGAGCGCAGCCGCGGCATGTGGACAGATGACGCGAAGGGCTTCCTGGACAAGCTCGTTTCTCCGGTTCCAAGCGCGTTCCGAGACATTGCCAGACATTCCATTGCAGCGAAGATCGCGCAAGTCGCGGTCGAAGGCGGGTCGAACGAAGTGTCGCGCGGACATTGTATTGAAGGATATATTCGAGCAACGCCTAAGCGGGATTACCGCAGCTTAATTACGTTCCTTGAGAAGGAGCAGATCGACTATACGCCTTATCGGCATTTGCTCAATAAATAG
- a CDS encoding TIGR01777 family oxidoreductase: MKVAVTGGTGYVGSHVVKALLERGDEVWIISRSSSKQPAESGLHVINWQELADTPRKLGNVDAIVNLAGESISRRWTKEGKHAILQSRLDAANAIEKFVAAVDVMPRVVVNASGISIYGNSAPDEAAADESSPSRIADFLASVVEKWEAAADRIPAPRLVKLRIGLVLGMEGGAFPKMVLPYRLGIGGRMGSGKQWVPWIHEDDMTRLILFCLDNPDVAGPVNACAPEPVMNDTFGRAIGKAAGRPHWFPVPAFPLKAALGELSMLLLEGTRAVPRKALDNGFVFDYPTVERAFEQLFGRH, encoded by the coding sequence ATGAAGGTTGCTGTGACAGGCGGTACGGGCTATGTTGGAAGCCATGTGGTGAAGGCGCTTCTTGAACGTGGGGATGAAGTATGGATTATTTCTCGGTCGAGCAGCAAGCAGCCTGCGGAGTCAGGGCTGCACGTCATTAACTGGCAAGAGCTTGCGGACACCCCCAGGAAGCTGGGTAACGTCGATGCAATCGTGAATCTGGCAGGCGAATCGATCAGTCGCAGATGGACCAAAGAAGGCAAGCATGCCATTCTGCAATCGAGGCTTGATGCAGCTAATGCGATCGAAAAATTCGTCGCCGCAGTCGATGTGATGCCTCGTGTCGTCGTGAATGCATCAGGCATCTCCATCTACGGCAACAGCGCGCCTGACGAGGCTGCGGCCGATGAATCGAGCCCATCGCGCATCGCGGATTTTCTCGCCTCGGTCGTTGAGAAATGGGAAGCCGCGGCGGACCGTATTCCAGCCCCGCGGCTCGTGAAGCTGCGAATCGGACTAGTGCTCGGAATGGAAGGCGGCGCTTTTCCAAAGATGGTGCTTCCTTATCGGCTTGGCATTGGCGGCCGCATGGGCAGCGGCAAGCAGTGGGTCCCTTGGATTCACGAGGACGACATGACGCGCCTCATTCTATTCTGTCTCGACAATCCTGATGTCGCTGGTCCCGTCAATGCTTGCGCGCCGGAGCCGGTTATGAACGACACTTTCGGACGCGCCATCGGCAAAGCAGCAGGCAGACCGCATTGGTTCCCCGTCCCCGCTTTTCCGTTGAAAGCAGCACTTGGCGAGCTATCTATGCTGCTCCTGGAGGGAACGCGAGCGGTGCCGCGCAAAGCGCTGGATAACGGATTCGTCTTCGACTATCCCACCGTCGAGAGAGCCTTCGAGCAGCTGTTTGGAAGACACTAA
- a CDS encoding extracellular solute-binding protein has protein sequence MNRSSKMLALLVMIALIITACGSNNDNGGNTSNSGSTGTNDGSGNKVDSGKTVTLNTFISVSPKIEDINTNEVTKFTENKLNIKFKFDATPSANAADKKKLILASGDYPAVFLSGDFTQAEQIDYGKQGILRPLNDLIDKYGDEIKRAFNEDKDLKDAITAPDGNIYSLPHINDCFHCWYSQKLWINKTWLDKLGLQMPTTTEEYYNVLKAFKTQDPNGNGKADEIPLTGAFNTWHAIPSNFLMNGFIYDNDEDFFYLKDGKVQLSANQPEWRDGLTYINKLFSEGLIDKEAFTQNIDQMAQVGNKEGDNIVGSVTAGHIGMAFSLADGQTRHKDYVTVPPLKGPGGVAYSGYYKAYGNGQFAITNKASEEEAIAAIKMADYMYSEEYAIMNEYGLEGNYWEKAKDGEKDVHGNPAKYSLKPKYWDSTETTFNDTWDQMGITRRTRAIRESWTAPADMFSQQGYEFRLFTETAKNYENKQPEETFPLTIFMDENDAKETIMLRTQINEYIRSNMAQFVTGSKKLTDSEWDSYVKGFDGLNLTHYLDIYQKAYDSKKK, from the coding sequence GTGAATAGAAGTTCGAAAATGCTAGCTTTGTTAGTCATGATCGCTTTAATCATCACAGCATGCGGAAGCAACAACGACAATGGAGGCAATACGAGCAATAGCGGCAGTACTGGAACGAACGATGGATCGGGCAATAAGGTCGATTCTGGGAAAACCGTCACGCTGAATACATTCATCTCCGTTTCGCCTAAGATCGAGGACATTAATACGAATGAAGTAACAAAGTTTACGGAGAACAAGCTTAATATTAAATTCAAGTTCGATGCTACGCCAAGCGCCAACGCAGCGGATAAGAAGAAGCTGATTCTGGCAAGCGGCGATTATCCGGCGGTCTTCCTCTCAGGAGACTTCACCCAGGCGGAGCAAATCGATTATGGTAAGCAGGGCATTCTAAGACCGCTCAACGATCTGATCGACAAATATGGCGATGAAATCAAGCGTGCGTTCAACGAGGATAAGGATCTGAAGGATGCGATTACTGCGCCTGATGGTAACATTTATTCCCTCCCGCATATTAATGATTGCTTCCATTGCTGGTATTCGCAGAAGCTGTGGATTAACAAGACATGGCTGGATAAGCTAGGTCTCCAAATGCCGACGACGACGGAAGAATATTACAATGTGCTCAAAGCGTTCAAGACACAGGATCCAAACGGAAATGGCAAAGCGGATGAGATTCCTCTGACAGGCGCATTCAACACCTGGCATGCGATTCCTTCCAATTTCTTAATGAACGGCTTTATTTATGATAATGACGAAGACTTCTTCTACTTGAAGGACGGTAAAGTGCAGCTCTCCGCTAATCAGCCGGAGTGGCGCGACGGTCTGACCTACATTAACAAGCTCTTCAGCGAAGGCTTGATCGATAAAGAAGCATTCACGCAGAATATCGACCAAATGGCGCAAGTGGGCAACAAAGAAGGCGACAACATCGTCGGCAGCGTGACTGCCGGTCATATCGGCATGGCCTTCAGCTTGGCAGATGGACAGACTCGCCATAAGGATTATGTAACGGTACCGCCGCTTAAAGGTCCAGGTGGAGTCGCATATTCCGGCTACTACAAGGCATATGGCAACGGACAGTTCGCCATCACGAACAAGGCTTCGGAGGAAGAAGCTATAGCGGCGATCAAGATGGCAGATTATATGTACTCCGAAGAGTACGCCATCATGAACGAATATGGACTTGAGGGCAATTATTGGGAGAAGGCGAAGGATGGCGAGAAGGATGTTCACGGCAATCCTGCTAAATACAGCCTGAAGCCAAAATATTGGGATTCGACAGAGACGACGTTCAACGATACATGGGATCAAATGGGCATCACGAGACGGACACGCGCGATTCGCGAGTCTTGGACAGCTCCAGCCGATATGTTCTCTCAGCAAGGCTATGAGTTCCGACTCTTCACCGAAACGGCGAAAAACTACGAGAACAAGCAGCCGGAAGAGACGTTCCCGCTTACGATCTTCATGGATGAGAACGACGCGAAGGAAACCATTATGCTCCGTACACAGATCAATGAATACATTCGCTCCAATATGGCGCAGTTCGTTACAGGCTCCAAGAAGCTGACGGATTCCGAGTGGGACAGCTATGTGAAAGGCTTTGATGGCTTGAACCTGACCCATTACTTGGATATCTATCAAAAAGCATACGACAGCAAGAAGAAATAA